One genomic window of Denticeps clupeoides chromosome 14, fDenClu1.1, whole genome shotgun sequence includes the following:
- the tpd52l1 gene encoding tumor protein D53 isoform X12, protein MEPRQQGLLETEPLQELDEEMVSEVDLNHSITDEEREEMNNELIKLEEEIVTLKQVLASKEKQHAELKQKLGITALSELRHNFSRSWYDMQTSTAYKKTTETLSTAGQKTTAAFSSLGTAISRKFGDMRNSPSFKSFEEKVENTVSNIKSKVGGNSGGSFEEVLSSAAHASAQDTPTNNLTEDSERTC, encoded by the exons ATGGAGCCTCGGCAGCAAG GCCTGTTGGAGACAGAACCTTTACAGGAACTGGATGAAGAGATGGTGTCTGAGGTGGACCTGAACCACAGCATTACTGacgaggagagagaggagatgaACAATGAGCTGATAAAG TTGGAGGAAGAAATTGTTACCTTGAAACAAGTCCTGGCCTCCAAAGAGAAGCAGCACGCTGAGCTGAAGCAGAAGCTGGGCATCACGGCTCTGAGCGAGCTGAGGCACAACTTCAGCAGGAGCTGGTACGACATGCAGACGTCCACGGC CTACAAAAAGACCACAGAGACCCTGTCCACTGCAGGACAAAAGACCACAGCTGCATTCAGCAGTCTGGGAACAGCCATCAGCAGGAAGTTCGGCGACATGAG GAACTCGCCTAGTTTCAAGTCTTTCGAGGAGAAGGTTGAGAACACAGTTTCTAACATCAAG TCTAAGGTGGGAGGAAACAGCGGAGGCAGTTTTGAGGAGGTCTTGTCCTCTGCAGCCCACGCCAGCGCACAGGACACACCGACCAACAACCTGACAGAGGACAGCGAGCGCACATGCTAG
- the tpd52l1 gene encoding tumor protein D53 isoform X6, with protein sequence MEPRQQGEGFLKEASNITSPNLMSAKELYSSVLSPESVDWDREHFRTGLLETEPLQELDEEMVSEVDLNHSITDEEREEMNNELIKLEEEIVTLKQVLASKEKQHAELKQKLGITALSELRHNFSRSWYDMQTSTAYKKTTETLSTAGQKTTAAFSSLGTAISRKFGDMRSNSIGNSPSFKSFEEKVENTVSNIKSKVGGNSGGSFEEVLSSAAHASAQDTPTNNLTEDSERTC encoded by the exons ATGGAGCCTCGGCAGCAAGGTGAGGGCTTTCTGAAGGAGGCCAGCAACATAACGTCGCCGAATCTTATGAGTGCAAAAG AGCTGTACTCTAGTGTTCTGAGTCCTGAATCGGTTGATTGGG ACAGGGAACATTTCCGGACAG GCCTGTTGGAGACAGAACCTTTACAGGAACTGGATGAAGAGATGGTGTCTGAGGTGGACCTGAACCACAGCATTACTGacgaggagagagaggagatgaACAATGAGCTGATAAAG TTGGAGGAAGAAATTGTTACCTTGAAACAAGTCCTGGCCTCCAAAGAGAAGCAGCACGCTGAGCTGAAGCAGAAGCTGGGCATCACGGCTCTGAGCGAGCTGAGGCACAACTTCAGCAGGAGCTGGTACGACATGCAGACGTCCACGGC CTACAAAAAGACCACAGAGACCCTGTCCACTGCAGGACAAAAGACCACAGCTGCATTCAGCAGTCTGGGAACAGCCATCAGCAGGAAGTTCGGCGACATGAG ATCGAACTCAATTGG GAACTCGCCTAGTTTCAAGTCTTTCGAGGAGAAGGTTGAGAACACAGTTTCTAACATCAAG TCTAAGGTGGGAGGAAACAGCGGAGGCAGTTTTGAGGAGGTCTTGTCCTCTGCAGCCCACGCCAGCGCACAGGACACACCGACCAACAACCTGACAGAGGACAGCGAGCGCACATGCTAG
- the tpd52l1 gene encoding tumor protein D53 isoform X4 translates to MEPRQQGEGFLKEASNITSPNLMSAKELYSSVLSPESVDWDREHFRTGLLETEPLQELDEEMVSEVDLNHSITDEEREEMNNELIKLEEEIVTLKQVLASKEKQHAELKQKLGITALSELRHNFSRSWYDMQTSTAYKKTTETLSTAGQKTTAAFSSLGTAISRKFGDMSYSIRHSMSMPAMRNSPSFKSFEEKVENTVSNIKSKVGGNSGGSFEEVLSSAAHASAQDTPTNNLTEDSERTC, encoded by the exons ATGGAGCCTCGGCAGCAAGGTGAGGGCTTTCTGAAGGAGGCCAGCAACATAACGTCGCCGAATCTTATGAGTGCAAAAG AGCTGTACTCTAGTGTTCTGAGTCCTGAATCGGTTGATTGGG ACAGGGAACATTTCCGGACAG GCCTGTTGGAGACAGAACCTTTACAGGAACTGGATGAAGAGATGGTGTCTGAGGTGGACCTGAACCACAGCATTACTGacgaggagagagaggagatgaACAATGAGCTGATAAAG TTGGAGGAAGAAATTGTTACCTTGAAACAAGTCCTGGCCTCCAAAGAGAAGCAGCACGCTGAGCTGAAGCAGAAGCTGGGCATCACGGCTCTGAGCGAGCTGAGGCACAACTTCAGCAGGAGCTGGTACGACATGCAGACGTCCACGGC CTACAAAAAGACCACAGAGACCCTGTCCACTGCAGGACAAAAGACCACAGCTGCATTCAGCAGTCTGGGAACAGCCATCAGCAGGAAGTTCGGCGACATGAG CTACTCTATCCGCCACTCAATGAGTATGCCTGCGATGAG GAACTCGCCTAGTTTCAAGTCTTTCGAGGAGAAGGTTGAGAACACAGTTTCTAACATCAAG TCTAAGGTGGGAGGAAACAGCGGAGGCAGTTTTGAGGAGGTCTTGTCCTCTGCAGCCCACGCCAGCGCACAGGACACACCGACCAACAACCTGACAGAGGACAGCGAGCGCACATGCTAG
- the tpd52l1 gene encoding tumor protein D53 isoform X3, with the protein MEPRQQGEGFLKEASNITSPNLMSAKELYSSVLSPESVDWDREHFRTGLLETEPLQELDEEMVSEVDLNHSITDEEREEMNNELIKLEEEIVTLKQVLASKEKQHAELKQKLGITALSELRHNFSRSWYDMQTSTADVDEIYKKTTETLSTAGQKTTAAFSSLGTAISRKFGDMSYSIRHSMSMPAMRNSPSFKSFEEKVENTVSNIKSKVGGNSGGSFEEVLSSAAHASAQDTPTNNLTEDSERTC; encoded by the exons ATGGAGCCTCGGCAGCAAGGTGAGGGCTTTCTGAAGGAGGCCAGCAACATAACGTCGCCGAATCTTATGAGTGCAAAAG AGCTGTACTCTAGTGTTCTGAGTCCTGAATCGGTTGATTGGG ACAGGGAACATTTCCGGACAG GCCTGTTGGAGACAGAACCTTTACAGGAACTGGATGAAGAGATGGTGTCTGAGGTGGACCTGAACCACAGCATTACTGacgaggagagagaggagatgaACAATGAGCTGATAAAG TTGGAGGAAGAAATTGTTACCTTGAAACAAGTCCTGGCCTCCAAAGAGAAGCAGCACGCTGAGCTGAAGCAGAAGCTGGGCATCACGGCTCTGAGCGAGCTGAGGCACAACTTCAGCAGGAGCTGGTACGACATGCAGACGTCCACGGC GGACGTGGATGAAAT CTACAAAAAGACCACAGAGACCCTGTCCACTGCAGGACAAAAGACCACAGCTGCATTCAGCAGTCTGGGAACAGCCATCAGCAGGAAGTTCGGCGACATGAG CTACTCTATCCGCCACTCAATGAGTATGCCTGCGATGAG GAACTCGCCTAGTTTCAAGTCTTTCGAGGAGAAGGTTGAGAACACAGTTTCTAACATCAAG TCTAAGGTGGGAGGAAACAGCGGAGGCAGTTTTGAGGAGGTCTTGTCCTCTGCAGCCCACGCCAGCGCACAGGACACACCGACCAACAACCTGACAGAGGACAGCGAGCGCACATGCTAG
- the tpd52l1 gene encoding tumor protein D53 isoform X5 has translation MEPRQQGEGFLKEASNITSPNLMSAKELYSSVLSPESVDWDREHFRTGLLETEPLQELDEEMVSEVDLNHSITDEEREEMNNELIKLEEEIVTLKQVLASKEKQHAELKQKLGITALSELRHNFSRSWYDMQTSTADVDEIYKKTTETLSTAGQKTTAAFSSLGTAISRKFGDMRSNSIGNSPSFKSFEEKVENTVSNIKSKVGGNSGGSFEEVLSSAAHASAQDTPTNNLTEDSERTC, from the exons ATGGAGCCTCGGCAGCAAGGTGAGGGCTTTCTGAAGGAGGCCAGCAACATAACGTCGCCGAATCTTATGAGTGCAAAAG AGCTGTACTCTAGTGTTCTGAGTCCTGAATCGGTTGATTGGG ACAGGGAACATTTCCGGACAG GCCTGTTGGAGACAGAACCTTTACAGGAACTGGATGAAGAGATGGTGTCTGAGGTGGACCTGAACCACAGCATTACTGacgaggagagagaggagatgaACAATGAGCTGATAAAG TTGGAGGAAGAAATTGTTACCTTGAAACAAGTCCTGGCCTCCAAAGAGAAGCAGCACGCTGAGCTGAAGCAGAAGCTGGGCATCACGGCTCTGAGCGAGCTGAGGCACAACTTCAGCAGGAGCTGGTACGACATGCAGACGTCCACGGC GGACGTGGATGAAAT CTACAAAAAGACCACAGAGACCCTGTCCACTGCAGGACAAAAGACCACAGCTGCATTCAGCAGTCTGGGAACAGCCATCAGCAGGAAGTTCGGCGACATGAG ATCGAACTCAATTGG GAACTCGCCTAGTTTCAAGTCTTTCGAGGAGAAGGTTGAGAACACAGTTTCTAACATCAAG TCTAAGGTGGGAGGAAACAGCGGAGGCAGTTTTGAGGAGGTCTTGTCCTCTGCAGCCCACGCCAGCGCACAGGACACACCGACCAACAACCTGACAGAGGACAGCGAGCGCACATGCTAG
- the tpd52l1 gene encoding tumor protein D53 isoform X9 gives MEPRQQGEGFLKEASNITSPNLMSAKELYSSVLSPESVDWDREHFRTGLLETEPLQELDEEMVSEVDLNHSITDEEREEMNNELIKLEEEIVTLKQVLASKEKQHAELKQKLGITALSELRHNFSRSWYDMQTSTAYKKTTETLSTAGQKTTAAFSSLGTAISRKFGDMRNSPSFKSFEEKVENTVSNIKSKVGGNSGGSFEEVLSSAAHASAQDTPTNNLTEDSERTC, from the exons ATGGAGCCTCGGCAGCAAGGTGAGGGCTTTCTGAAGGAGGCCAGCAACATAACGTCGCCGAATCTTATGAGTGCAAAAG AGCTGTACTCTAGTGTTCTGAGTCCTGAATCGGTTGATTGGG ACAGGGAACATTTCCGGACAG GCCTGTTGGAGACAGAACCTTTACAGGAACTGGATGAAGAGATGGTGTCTGAGGTGGACCTGAACCACAGCATTACTGacgaggagagagaggagatgaACAATGAGCTGATAAAG TTGGAGGAAGAAATTGTTACCTTGAAACAAGTCCTGGCCTCCAAAGAGAAGCAGCACGCTGAGCTGAAGCAGAAGCTGGGCATCACGGCTCTGAGCGAGCTGAGGCACAACTTCAGCAGGAGCTGGTACGACATGCAGACGTCCACGGC CTACAAAAAGACCACAGAGACCCTGTCCACTGCAGGACAAAAGACCACAGCTGCATTCAGCAGTCTGGGAACAGCCATCAGCAGGAAGTTCGGCGACATGAG GAACTCGCCTAGTTTCAAGTCTTTCGAGGAGAAGGTTGAGAACACAGTTTCTAACATCAAG TCTAAGGTGGGAGGAAACAGCGGAGGCAGTTTTGAGGAGGTCTTGTCCTCTGCAGCCCACGCCAGCGCACAGGACACACCGACCAACAACCTGACAGAGGACAGCGAGCGCACATGCTAG
- the tpd52l1 gene encoding tumor protein D53 isoform X7 translates to MEPRQQGEGFLKEASNITSPNLMSAKELYSSVLSPESVDWDREHFRTGLLETEPLQELDEEMVSEVDLNHSITDEEREEMNNELIKLEEEIVTLKQVLASKEKQHAELKQKLGITALSELRHNFSRSWYDMQTSTADVDEIYKKTTETLSTAGQKTTAAFSSLGTAISRKFGDMRNSPSFKSFEEKVENTVSNIKSKVGGNSGGSFEEVLSSAAHASAQDTPTNNLTEDSERTC, encoded by the exons ATGGAGCCTCGGCAGCAAGGTGAGGGCTTTCTGAAGGAGGCCAGCAACATAACGTCGCCGAATCTTATGAGTGCAAAAG AGCTGTACTCTAGTGTTCTGAGTCCTGAATCGGTTGATTGGG ACAGGGAACATTTCCGGACAG GCCTGTTGGAGACAGAACCTTTACAGGAACTGGATGAAGAGATGGTGTCTGAGGTGGACCTGAACCACAGCATTACTGacgaggagagagaggagatgaACAATGAGCTGATAAAG TTGGAGGAAGAAATTGTTACCTTGAAACAAGTCCTGGCCTCCAAAGAGAAGCAGCACGCTGAGCTGAAGCAGAAGCTGGGCATCACGGCTCTGAGCGAGCTGAGGCACAACTTCAGCAGGAGCTGGTACGACATGCAGACGTCCACGGC GGACGTGGATGAAAT CTACAAAAAGACCACAGAGACCCTGTCCACTGCAGGACAAAAGACCACAGCTGCATTCAGCAGTCTGGGAACAGCCATCAGCAGGAAGTTCGGCGACATGAG GAACTCGCCTAGTTTCAAGTCTTTCGAGGAGAAGGTTGAGAACACAGTTTCTAACATCAAG TCTAAGGTGGGAGGAAACAGCGGAGGCAGTTTTGAGGAGGTCTTGTCCTCTGCAGCCCACGCCAGCGCACAGGACACACCGACCAACAACCTGACAGAGGACAGCGAGCGCACATGCTAG
- the tpd52l1 gene encoding tumor protein D53 isoform X11, whose translation MEPRQQGLLETEPLQELDEEMVSEVDLNHSITDEEREEMNNELIKLEEEIVTLKQVLASKEKQHAELKQKLGITALSELRHNFSRSWYDMQTSTADVDEIYKKTTETLSTAGQKTTAAFSSLGTAISRKFGDMRSNSIGYSIRHSMSMPAMRNSPSFKSFEEKVENTVSNIKSKVGGNSGGSFEEVLSSAAHASAQDTPTNNLTEDSERTC comes from the exons ATGGAGCCTCGGCAGCAAG GCCTGTTGGAGACAGAACCTTTACAGGAACTGGATGAAGAGATGGTGTCTGAGGTGGACCTGAACCACAGCATTACTGacgaggagagagaggagatgaACAATGAGCTGATAAAG TTGGAGGAAGAAATTGTTACCTTGAAACAAGTCCTGGCCTCCAAAGAGAAGCAGCACGCTGAGCTGAAGCAGAAGCTGGGCATCACGGCTCTGAGCGAGCTGAGGCACAACTTCAGCAGGAGCTGGTACGACATGCAGACGTCCACGGC GGACGTGGATGAAAT CTACAAAAAGACCACAGAGACCCTGTCCACTGCAGGACAAAAGACCACAGCTGCATTCAGCAGTCTGGGAACAGCCATCAGCAGGAAGTTCGGCGACATGAG ATCGAACTCAATTGG CTACTCTATCCGCCACTCAATGAGTATGCCTGCGATGAG GAACTCGCCTAGTTTCAAGTCTTTCGAGGAGAAGGTTGAGAACACAGTTTCTAACATCAAG TCTAAGGTGGGAGGAAACAGCGGAGGCAGTTTTGAGGAGGTCTTGTCCTCTGCAGCCCACGCCAGCGCACAGGACACACCGACCAACAACCTGACAGAGGACAGCGAGCGCACATGCTAG
- the tpd52l1 gene encoding tumor protein D53 isoform X1, with amino-acid sequence MEPRQQGEGFLKEASNITSPNLMSAKELYSSVLSPESVDWDREHFRTGLLETEPLQELDEEMVSEVDLNHSITDEEREEMNNELIKLEEEIVTLKQVLASKEKQHAELKQKLGITALSELRHNFSRSWYDMQTSTADVDEIYKKTTETLSTAGQKTTAAFSSLGTAISRKFGDMRSNSIGYSIRHSMSMPAMRNSPSFKSFEEKVENTVSNIKSKVGGNSGGSFEEVLSSAAHASAQDTPTNNLTEDSERTC; translated from the exons ATGGAGCCTCGGCAGCAAGGTGAGGGCTTTCTGAAGGAGGCCAGCAACATAACGTCGCCGAATCTTATGAGTGCAAAAG AGCTGTACTCTAGTGTTCTGAGTCCTGAATCGGTTGATTGGG ACAGGGAACATTTCCGGACAG GCCTGTTGGAGACAGAACCTTTACAGGAACTGGATGAAGAGATGGTGTCTGAGGTGGACCTGAACCACAGCATTACTGacgaggagagagaggagatgaACAATGAGCTGATAAAG TTGGAGGAAGAAATTGTTACCTTGAAACAAGTCCTGGCCTCCAAAGAGAAGCAGCACGCTGAGCTGAAGCAGAAGCTGGGCATCACGGCTCTGAGCGAGCTGAGGCACAACTTCAGCAGGAGCTGGTACGACATGCAGACGTCCACGGC GGACGTGGATGAAAT CTACAAAAAGACCACAGAGACCCTGTCCACTGCAGGACAAAAGACCACAGCTGCATTCAGCAGTCTGGGAACAGCCATCAGCAGGAAGTTCGGCGACATGAG ATCGAACTCAATTGG CTACTCTATCCGCCACTCAATGAGTATGCCTGCGATGAG GAACTCGCCTAGTTTCAAGTCTTTCGAGGAGAAGGTTGAGAACACAGTTTCTAACATCAAG TCTAAGGTGGGAGGAAACAGCGGAGGCAGTTTTGAGGAGGTCTTGTCCTCTGCAGCCCACGCCAGCGCACAGGACACACCGACCAACAACCTGACAGAGGACAGCGAGCGCACATGCTAG
- the tpd52l1 gene encoding tumor protein D53 isoform X10: MEPRQQDREHFRTGLLETEPLQELDEEMVSEVDLNHSITDEEREEMNNELIKLEEEIVTLKQVLASKEKQHAELKQKLGITALSELRHNFSRSWYDMQTSTADVDEIYKKTTETLSTAGQKTTAAFSSLGTAISRKFGDMRSNSIGYSIRHSMSMPAMRNSPSFKSFEEKVENTVSNIKSKVGGNSGGSFEEVLSSAAHASAQDTPTNNLTEDSERTC, encoded by the exons ATGGAGCCTCGGCAGCAAG ACAGGGAACATTTCCGGACAG GCCTGTTGGAGACAGAACCTTTACAGGAACTGGATGAAGAGATGGTGTCTGAGGTGGACCTGAACCACAGCATTACTGacgaggagagagaggagatgaACAATGAGCTGATAAAG TTGGAGGAAGAAATTGTTACCTTGAAACAAGTCCTGGCCTCCAAAGAGAAGCAGCACGCTGAGCTGAAGCAGAAGCTGGGCATCACGGCTCTGAGCGAGCTGAGGCACAACTTCAGCAGGAGCTGGTACGACATGCAGACGTCCACGGC GGACGTGGATGAAAT CTACAAAAAGACCACAGAGACCCTGTCCACTGCAGGACAAAAGACCACAGCTGCATTCAGCAGTCTGGGAACAGCCATCAGCAGGAAGTTCGGCGACATGAG ATCGAACTCAATTGG CTACTCTATCCGCCACTCAATGAGTATGCCTGCGATGAG GAACTCGCCTAGTTTCAAGTCTTTCGAGGAGAAGGTTGAGAACACAGTTTCTAACATCAAG TCTAAGGTGGGAGGAAACAGCGGAGGCAGTTTTGAGGAGGTCTTGTCCTCTGCAGCCCACGCCAGCGCACAGGACACACCGACCAACAACCTGACAGAGGACAGCGAGCGCACATGCTAG
- the tpd52l1 gene encoding tumor protein D53 isoform X2 codes for MEPRQQGEGFLKEASNITSPNLMSAKELYSSVLSPESVDWDREHFRTGLLETEPLQELDEEMVSEVDLNHSITDEEREEMNNELIKLEEEIVTLKQVLASKEKQHAELKQKLGITALSELRHNFSRSWYDMQTSTAYKKTTETLSTAGQKTTAAFSSLGTAISRKFGDMRSNSIGYSIRHSMSMPAMRNSPSFKSFEEKVENTVSNIKSKVGGNSGGSFEEVLSSAAHASAQDTPTNNLTEDSERTC; via the exons ATGGAGCCTCGGCAGCAAGGTGAGGGCTTTCTGAAGGAGGCCAGCAACATAACGTCGCCGAATCTTATGAGTGCAAAAG AGCTGTACTCTAGTGTTCTGAGTCCTGAATCGGTTGATTGGG ACAGGGAACATTTCCGGACAG GCCTGTTGGAGACAGAACCTTTACAGGAACTGGATGAAGAGATGGTGTCTGAGGTGGACCTGAACCACAGCATTACTGacgaggagagagaggagatgaACAATGAGCTGATAAAG TTGGAGGAAGAAATTGTTACCTTGAAACAAGTCCTGGCCTCCAAAGAGAAGCAGCACGCTGAGCTGAAGCAGAAGCTGGGCATCACGGCTCTGAGCGAGCTGAGGCACAACTTCAGCAGGAGCTGGTACGACATGCAGACGTCCACGGC CTACAAAAAGACCACAGAGACCCTGTCCACTGCAGGACAAAAGACCACAGCTGCATTCAGCAGTCTGGGAACAGCCATCAGCAGGAAGTTCGGCGACATGAG ATCGAACTCAATTGG CTACTCTATCCGCCACTCAATGAGTATGCCTGCGATGAG GAACTCGCCTAGTTTCAAGTCTTTCGAGGAGAAGGTTGAGAACACAGTTTCTAACATCAAG TCTAAGGTGGGAGGAAACAGCGGAGGCAGTTTTGAGGAGGTCTTGTCCTCTGCAGCCCACGCCAGCGCACAGGACACACCGACCAACAACCTGACAGAGGACAGCGAGCGCACATGCTAG
- the tpd52l1 gene encoding tumor protein D53 isoform X8 produces MEPRQQELYSSVLSPESVDWDREHFRTGLLETEPLQELDEEMVSEVDLNHSITDEEREEMNNELIKLEEEIVTLKQVLASKEKQHAELKQKLGITALSELRHNFSRSWYDMQTSTADVDEIYKKTTETLSTAGQKTTAAFSSLGTAISRKFGDMRSNSIGYSIRHSMSMPAMRNSPSFKSFEEKVENTVSNIKSKVGGNSGGSFEEVLSSAAHASAQDTPTNNLTEDSERTC; encoded by the exons ATGGAGCCTCGGCAGCAAG AGCTGTACTCTAGTGTTCTGAGTCCTGAATCGGTTGATTGGG ACAGGGAACATTTCCGGACAG GCCTGTTGGAGACAGAACCTTTACAGGAACTGGATGAAGAGATGGTGTCTGAGGTGGACCTGAACCACAGCATTACTGacgaggagagagaggagatgaACAATGAGCTGATAAAG TTGGAGGAAGAAATTGTTACCTTGAAACAAGTCCTGGCCTCCAAAGAGAAGCAGCACGCTGAGCTGAAGCAGAAGCTGGGCATCACGGCTCTGAGCGAGCTGAGGCACAACTTCAGCAGGAGCTGGTACGACATGCAGACGTCCACGGC GGACGTGGATGAAAT CTACAAAAAGACCACAGAGACCCTGTCCACTGCAGGACAAAAGACCACAGCTGCATTCAGCAGTCTGGGAACAGCCATCAGCAGGAAGTTCGGCGACATGAG ATCGAACTCAATTGG CTACTCTATCCGCCACTCAATGAGTATGCCTGCGATGAG GAACTCGCCTAGTTTCAAGTCTTTCGAGGAGAAGGTTGAGAACACAGTTTCTAACATCAAG TCTAAGGTGGGAGGAAACAGCGGAGGCAGTTTTGAGGAGGTCTTGTCCTCTGCAGCCCACGCCAGCGCACAGGACACACCGACCAACAACCTGACAGAGGACAGCGAGCGCACATGCTAG
- the tpd52l1 gene encoding tumor protein D53 isoform X13 has translation MEPRQQELYSSVLSPESVDWDREHFRTGLLETEPLQELDEEMVSEVDLNHSITDEEREEMNNELIKLEEEIVTLKQVLASKEKQHAELKQKLGITALSELRHNFSRSWYDMQTSTAYKKTTETLSTAGQKTTAAFSSLGTAISRKFGDMRSNSIGYSIRHSMSMPAMRNSPSFKSFEEKVENTVSNIKSKVGGNSGGSFEEVLSSAAHASAQDTPTNNLTEDSERTC, from the exons ATGGAGCCTCGGCAGCAAG AGCTGTACTCTAGTGTTCTGAGTCCTGAATCGGTTGATTGGG ACAGGGAACATTTCCGGACAG GCCTGTTGGAGACAGAACCTTTACAGGAACTGGATGAAGAGATGGTGTCTGAGGTGGACCTGAACCACAGCATTACTGacgaggagagagaggagatgaACAATGAGCTGATAAAG TTGGAGGAAGAAATTGTTACCTTGAAACAAGTCCTGGCCTCCAAAGAGAAGCAGCACGCTGAGCTGAAGCAGAAGCTGGGCATCACGGCTCTGAGCGAGCTGAGGCACAACTTCAGCAGGAGCTGGTACGACATGCAGACGTCCACGGC CTACAAAAAGACCACAGAGACCCTGTCCACTGCAGGACAAAAGACCACAGCTGCATTCAGCAGTCTGGGAACAGCCATCAGCAGGAAGTTCGGCGACATGAG ATCGAACTCAATTGG CTACTCTATCCGCCACTCAATGAGTATGCCTGCGATGAG GAACTCGCCTAGTTTCAAGTCTTTCGAGGAGAAGGTTGAGAACACAGTTTCTAACATCAAG TCTAAGGTGGGAGGAAACAGCGGAGGCAGTTTTGAGGAGGTCTTGTCCTCTGCAGCCCACGCCAGCGCACAGGACACACCGACCAACAACCTGACAGAGGACAGCGAGCGCACATGCTAG